The DNA segment gcaggaaacggtgacattccccctgctccagtgtcccgagctcgtcgctctgccttcccagcagggttccgtgtcagccgctcccaaggctcacttccggatcgaaacctgggttgctcaacacaccaaactatgtcccctctcgtccagccaggactccacacaatACAATCAGCAAAACAtcccggttacataatcaatactcaaactatgattggtcagtattcatagaacgcctgtttacctgcagctggcctgagaacgattgtctttcccacagccagcctgggaaaggtttgttttcccgcagccggcctgagaaaggcctgttttcctgcagccagcctgggaaagttttgctttcccacaaccagcctgagaaaagctttgaggcctgtgctgcttgaagcctgcactactacaaaccgatcgagtccatattcagagtgtctgggtagctcacaatatgtccctgtttctccagaaaccctacaaatccccctttttgtttttgagcaacccagataccgttaaacgtcttcttaaccagctttatggcacaacttatcaaacatccaaaaatgcatagcatgatcagaatcgtaaCCAGCGTCGCTATTCCTTGTTTGACCAAATCCGCCAACCACCCACGGATGCTCAGGTGACTAAGCCAGTCTGACAACCCCGAGTCTACCGTAATAGCGTTCAGATTCTGTTGTAGCTgatgtaattgcttgtggattgATTTTGAGTGGtccgacagattcatgcaacacattccGTCTAAATCCTCACACCCATGACCATGtgctaaaagcagaaaatcaatTGCCGCTCTATTTTGTAATACTGCATGTCGAACACTATCCATATCTTGAGTTAACTCTGATATCATTTTTGATGTTGCATTTATTTCCTTAGCTACTAAACACACTAATCTCCCTATATCTGTTAAAGCTTTTGAAGCAGCTCCCCAAGGTAACAACAGTGACAATGCTACCCTTCCTGCTCTGTCATAGACTGATAATCTCCCATCACACTGTGGTGTCAATTGTCTAAGCGCTCGTTTTGCCCTTGTACGATTTTTCAGGATACTCATAGGTGGGGCAAACATAATCAATTTTCCAAAATAACACGGTCCTCCCATCACTCGCTTTGGAATGCCTTGCCATGCTCTATCTCCGCAGATCAAAAAATACCCTGGGGGAATGGCTTTTGTTGAATTGTTTACCCATACGCTTATTTTTGGATTCTTTATCCCGGATCCTGCTGACCCATTGCAATAGTCATCCTTGTTTTTGTAATCGTAAGCTGGTTTCGGCtcattttttttacttaattgcACTTGTCGACTAGTGACATTGGTCCACCCTATCCAATCAAACCTACGATAATGGCTAGTTCCTGTAAGAGCACTTCCAGCAAAGTGGAAGCAAGATTCATTTCCAAACATGGATCCAAGGAGATCTATCTCCTGCGGATCCCATGGTAGGGAAACATTTAAGGCGTTAATCACAAGAGCGGCGGCATAGCCTCCGCAAGGCAGCTTTTGATACTGAGGTCCGTGATATGTTTCTAGTCGAGAGCAGCTGGCATTCACCACTGTCTCCCGTAGAATGGTCTCATTTGAAACCCAACCCTTCCAATCGTTTGGGTCCCAATACGGTGTTCCAATTAAACATGTTCTAAAAGGATCAGTTACCGATTGCATAGAAATACAAAATGATGTTTGATTGGTCCGATTCGCAAAGGTTAACCACATATTAGACCTAGGGTTAATTTTGTACATCGGCTCAATTTCGTGAGGCTTTGCTAACCCCAATAAGGCACTTATCAGTCCTATTATCACTCTCGAGGCATCCTTCTGGAACTTCGTTGCCTtcagttcttttccttctcccattcTTCGGGTCGCACACACCACGATCTCGGAGCAGAAAGAATGATCCCTCTGCGCCGCTTACCTACGATTTGATTATTAAGAGTAAAATAACAGCGGTTATAAAACTTAACTACCTTATAAAGCATAACAATAATAACCCTTTTTCTCGTGCTCCAGTACAAATCCTTGCACTGAAGCTAAAAAATACTGCCTTGGGTGCCTAATAAGCACTGCAGGAATTGTTCTGCCCACTGGAAATGAGTGAACAGATCCACCTGCAACTGGCTCCGCGGGCACGACCAATGATTAGAACCATCTCCCTTTTACATGAGCTACAGAGCAGTTTTCCCACAGCTGACATCTCACTCCATGCATCGAGCTGTGTAACTGCTGTCCTCGCCAGATAGCTCACACATACACAGGGAATCCGGATTTGCGAATCCCCAACTAACTACCACGAATCCCTCAGGTCCGCCTCCTCCACAAAGATAAAATTAAGATGGTTCAGTGGGTGCAGTGCAGTCAGCCATGGTTTCAGTTTGTTGATCAGCTGCTCTTGCAGATTTGGCGCCGCTTCCTCCCAAGTCATTCAACCATGGCTTAACCCACCTTGCTGGCACCCATCGAGGTCCTGCTTCTGTCAAGACACAAACATAACCTCTGCCAGTCAATTTCACCTCCACTGGTCCCTTCCATTCTCCGGAAGTTAAGTCACGATACAGGACTTTGGCAGGCGTTGACTCCTGCACTCCTGCTTGTAAGGACAACTGATGTACCACCATAGGAGGAGACCCCCTATCTTCTGTGAGACGTAAGTAGTTCAGCACATACAGCGCTTTTGCAACATGCTCCGTCGGGCTCTCCaaagttttccctttttgcttATTCAAAAGCGATTTTAGGATTCCGTGAGCCCGCTCAACTGTAGCTTGACCTGTGGACGAGTGCGGAATACCAGTAATGTGGCGAACGCCCCACATCTGACAAAACCGCGCAAATGTTTTAGATGTATAAGCTGGTCCATTGTCCATCTTTAACTCTTGCGGAATTCCTAACACAGAAATGGCAACGTGCATATGTTTAATTGAATGTTTAGCAGTTTCCCCTGTCTGAACTGTCGCCCACATTGCGTGTGAAAAGGTATCGATGGATACATGAACATATTTGAGTCGACCAAATTCAGGGACATGAATAACGTCCATCTGCCATACTTGCAGTGCCTTCAAACCTCGTGGGTTGACACCCAATCCCAACCCAAAACCCACCTTCTGACAGGCTGGGCAGGACTGTACAATCCCCCTGGCGTCTCCCACTGAGATACTAAActgttttgaaagtatttttgcCGATTGATGGAAAAAATCGTGAGACAGACGGGCTTGCTCAAACAGGTTTACCGCTCCCAATTGCGCTAACACTTACTAACCGGTCTGCAGCATTGTTGCCTATTGCCAAACCCTGATTGAATTGATGGCTGCGAATGTGGGTAATAAAATAAGGATGTTGGCGTTGGCCTAAAAGATGAGACAATTGTAATAACAAGACATACAGAGTATTGTTCTTGATCTGCCTCACCATCGCTCTCTCCAGGCGACCTGTGACACCTACAACATACAAAGAATCGGAAACAACATTAAGAGGTTCATCTTGCCAATGATGAAATGCCCATACTACTGCTTTTAATTCAAGGGTTTGTAGCGAATCACTCTCCTGACCCTGCAAAACATGATAGTACCACTGACCTGCCAAATTCCACGTGACTGCCCccctttttgattttcttctggCATCTGTAAATACTGTTATGCCTTGCACTGGTGTCTCTGATTTATTGGGTTTTTCTTCAAATTCCTGCACTTGAAGCAGAGGTAACCATTTTTCAGAGGGGTAATGACTAGAAATTTTTCCCGGGAAACCTGCAATCGCTATCTGTACTAGGTCGGTGGTGGTCACCAGCCATTGCCAATAACTTTGGACTATAGGCAAGTATATTACCGTTGGCTCCAGACCTGACAGATCAATGATTCTTTGTCGGCCTTTAATCACCAGGTTCGCCAACAACTCCACTCGAGTGCAGACCGTCGTTTTCGGGTTAAACGATTTAAATAACCACTCCAAGATTCgaactccctgctcctcctgttgAACAATGAGGCCTAAGGGGTATCTGCGGCGCAGTGATGAATTTATAATCATTAACTGCAAGGGACAGTCTGAAAGTCTCCTGGCAGCTATACCTTTTTGTATCTTCTGGACGATGtgttgcaatgtttctttctgacTTTCTGTTAAATGCCTACGCCCCCCTGCTTGACATGATGTTCCCAATAATGGCATCAATGGTGCTAGGTCATCATTTGTGATTCCACAAACTGCTCTAACCCATTGAATGTCCCCTAAAAGTTTCTGCACATCTGTTAAGGTCTTTATTTCCGTGTTTAGCTCTACCTTCTGTGGCCGCACAGCCCCTCCTGTGATGATCCAACCCAGATACAACCATGGCCCCTTCTTCTGGACCTTTTCGGGTGCTATCTTCAACCCCCTGAGCTTAAGCTTCCGTTGGAGTTCCCGCAATATGAGCTCTGACTCTATTTTCTCTCCTGCAATCAGTATGTCGTCCATGTAGTGATAAACTAATAGGTTCTTGTGTCTTGTCCTAAATGGCTGCAGGGCCCAAGCGACAAACATTTGGCACATGGTAGGTGAATTTttcatgccttgtggcaggacCACCCAATGGTATCTTCTCACTGGTCCCCCCTTATTTATCTCGGGTACGGTAAACGCAAATTTTTCAGCATCATCTGGATGCAAAGGtatggtaaaaaagcaatcttttagatAGATAATTAGCAATTCCCAATTTTCTGGAATCATAA comes from the Opisthocomus hoazin isolate bOpiHoa1 chromosome W, bOpiHoa1.hap1, whole genome shotgun sequence genome and includes:
- the LOC142365590 gene encoding uncharacterized protein LOC142365590; the encoded protein is MGEGKELKATKFQKDASRVIIGLISALLGLAKPHEIEPMYKINPRSNMWLTFANRTNQTSFCISMQSVTDPFRTCLIGTPYWDPNDWKGWVSNETILRETVVNASCSRLETYHGPQYQKLPCGGYAAALVINALNVSLPWDPQEIDLLGSMFGNESCFHFAGSALTGTSHYRRFDWIGWTNVTSRQVQLSKKNEPKPAYDYKNKDDYCNGSAGSGIKNPKISVWVNNSTKAIPPGYFLICGDRAWQGIPKRVMGGPCYFGKLIMFAPPMSILKNRTRAKRALRQLTPQCDGRLSVYDRAGRVALSLLLPWGAASKALTDIGRLVCLVAKEINATSKMISELTQDMDSVRHAVLQNRAAIDFLLLAHGHGCEDLDGMCCMNLSDHSKSIHKQLHQLQQNLNAITVDSGLSDWLSHLSIRGWLADLVKQGIATLVTILIMLCIFGCLISCAIKLVKKTFNGIWVAQKQKGGFVGFLEKQGHIVSYPDTLNMDSIGL